Below is a window of Brassica napus cultivar Da-Ae chromosome A5, Da-Ae, whole genome shotgun sequence DNA.
AATTTGATTCTCATGGAAAGACTAAAGCTGTAATATTTCTGAGAAAACATCTATATAAAAATCTCACACATGATTATTAGAGAATAAAAGATCCATAGATCTTTAGAAAGATTTAAAAGAGAAGTTTGATAACCAGAAGAAAATAACTCTTCCACATGCACTCGATGGTGACGAATCTACggtttcaagattttgaaaatgtGAAAACCTATAATTTTGCTATATTGAGGATACCCGTAATCATGGCCATCGGATTAATGGTGGTCATAAAAGGGGTTACAACTTAAGAgcaagaaaatttaaaacatggaATCGATTTGGTAGTGTAAAAGggataaaattttgaaagaatCTTACTCATAAAACTGAGAATGACTATTACAGATGTGGATCAAAAGAACATTGGACCCAAGTGTGTAGAACTCCTTTTCATCTATGTAACTCGTACCAAGAGACCATCTACGGCAATGAAAAGGAAGTAAATCTTAATGAACACTTCGAGGGCACACCATCAACATATCTTTAGTTCTCTAATTTTTTGGGTGATTTCTTAAATCCAATCATTTTCATACTAAAATGCTTGTAGTAATCAAGCTCAATAATATAATGCCAGTGAtgccataattttttattattattatgtatttcaattaccaaaataatattatttcaaaacaactaatgtataattattgcaTAATGTAGAATTATTTGGTGCTTATAACCAGTAACtataatatgtttatttacgaatttttttttagtgttaTCTGTTTATTAAAGAAATGgataaaattgaaaatgtaaCAACAACCAAGCAAATTGGTAGAAAAAATGTATTCTAAGTAGTTGTAACACACACTATACTGAAAcataagagatatttctctaactTCAAGTCGGCAAAAATGATGGTCAACATAATATCAGGTCCTACAAACTTGATCGAAGGAAACGACAAAGCAAGTCATATGTTTTCTAATAGAACAAAACTATCCATAAATAATgccttatatttttcatttctaagaaaaaaaatttgagtaAAAAATATTCCCCCATTATAGTTAGCATTTGGCATAGAATCAAATATAACTCATttaaaaatctttggttgtgtGGTATAATTTCCAATGGAACCACACCACATCGTACAAAAATGGGATTGCAAAAAACAAttttgccgattgtcatttcaacGAGAAAAAATTTGCAATTCTAGGAGAAAaataaacaagtaggaaaataaatcaaatcgaGTGTATCATTTCTATTACACCTTGATCATCCTACAAAACAGTAAAAAGTAGATTTTTGATGTATCatgtatttacaaaatataataaatcaactACATTGTACATTTGCATATATCAAAATGGTAACTAAACCACATATACACACTGTCAATACTCTCGTTTGTATGGAAGTACTATAAAATGTGAAATGACAGTTGATAAACATGAAtcgtttgaaacgtggtagacatGTTGGTTTGATggataaaaatcctagaaaactaaagaaatctgaaaagcatgatactcccagaataacaaaaaatattttcgaagaagCGAATCATGAATCTAACAACAATACATAGGATCATGAATATGAAGGAAATCACGAGTTTTCTTTCATTTACATCCATAATAGAAATATATGTaaacgaaatgagatggatgatatagatgatgttttctcATACCTCTTAGCAAAggaaaaagatgaaaaaaataaagatgtagaaccaaagtctgtataCATTCTTAAAATAGACATATCTGGATAATATGGAAAGATGTCATTCAAGTCAAACTAGATTAACTTAGAAAACAAAATGTATTCAGACTTATTGTACTCTTTCCAAAAACTGTGAAACTTGTTGGATATAAATGgatatttttcgaaaatgaataagaaaaaaatattatatataagataaaaagcTCGTCTCacgatcaaaaatattttctcaaaGCCAGCCCATGGATATTCTAGTAACACTTGGTAAAGGAGTGAGCAATCGAGTTTTCAAAAGTCATGAatatgttaaatatattaaGAACATTACTCTTGTTTTGCAGGCACTAACCGCTCACTCAACAATCACAACAAATAACCGAAAATCACTTGGGTGATTAAGTGGTTTGTCCTTAGCAAGGAAAACGATCATAACCTATCCAAAATATGATGATATGTTCAATCTATACATGGCTTATATGGTTGTGTAAAAACATACCTCAtctttgtaaaattaaaatttcatacatAATCTATTCCTTTTGGGTGAAAACCTATCAATCTGTTATATCTAAAATGTctgttaatttaataaaattattatttatttttaatcgaTTATATTGAAATGACGTCATTTTGTTgcttacttaaaaaaaatagcaatTGTTTAGAATTGAacctaagtttatatcacagtCACAATATGACTCAACCACTATGCTATAACGTCATTTAACAATTgtgttacaaaataatattaataacaagTAATTTATGGTATGTGTATTATGCAGAGTTCATTCACTTTTCCATGTCTTCTCATCAACACTTCAACCTCTCTCCAACAGTCATAATTAGTGGTTTTTGTGATTAGAATATATTACTGAATCTCTATCTGGATAGTTCTCATTAATCCAATAAACccgaaaaagaaaaggaaaatccTAGAGAAAAACCACCCACACCGCACAATAACAGTTCGTCTCCGTTTACCTATATGAGTATAATCTTCCTGAACAACAACTTCACctgcttcttcctcttcatctgcTCCACAATACGGAGACGAGAACAACGTAAACACCGTACATATCAAGGATCAAACATGTttcatttatctttttaatacaAAGACCAAAATGTCACTTATCATGATTATTATTAACACATTGTTAAATTACGTCATAACACAGTGGTTGAGTTATATTGTGAATGCAATATGGTCCTCGGTTTCATTATCCACAAGTGCAAATTAATTTGTATGTAAGTactaaaacaagataaaaaatcaAGTTACCATAATGgatgttttaaatttaatggCGGGGTGACACTAGATTTTTGCACAAAACGAATAGATTATGCatgaaatttgaattttataaaatattgggTATGTTTTTCCACCGCCATATAAGTCGGGTATAGACTGAACATATCATCATATTTTGGGTAATTTATGGCTTTTTTCCCGGCCTTAGTCTTATCGTACTCTATCACCTCTATCCCCGTCAACACTGCTCGAAAGCTATATCAAACTAATCCTAGAAAATAACGAGTTTCCAATGTTTCACAAGTCATAACCGGGAATCTAAATAAAGACAATATGATTATGTTTATGAAAAAGAAGATATTCTTGTGTTATAGATgcaatcaaatttaaacttttgatgagtctagcagctgataaaaatatcgagatgcgtctcatggatgtcactactgtatatttatatggatcattagatattgatatctatatgagaatcccatatggatttaaaatgccagaatcattaagttccaaacctaaagagttatgcgcaacaaaattacaaatctCATTATATGGGCTAAAATAATTTGGACTTCTATGGTATAATTTTCTCAGCGAATATTTAACTCAAGAAGGATACATAAATGATCATATATAcccatgtgttttcataaagaaaacaacaaccGAATTTGTGATAatgcggtatatgttgatgattttaatattattggaggtcaaaaggaaataaaaacgCATCAGAGTATTGGAAAGGAGAATCtaagatgaaagatctcgggagGACAAAGTATTGTTTAGGCCTGAAAATTGAGAATTCTCAAAAGGATATATTtatgcatcaatccacatataTTAATAGAGTGTTGAAACGTTTTACCATAGATAAATCAACTGCTCTGAGCACTCTTCATTAGATCAATTAATGTCAAAaatgatccatttcgaccacctgaggaaaaTGAGGAGATACTTGGTCCCGAAGCATCATATTTAGGTACAATTGAGCCTTTGTGTAGATTGTACTTGACCTGATATTTCATTTGCCATTAATATTTCGGCAAGATTCCGTTTGTCTCCTACACTAAGACATTGAAATGGGATTAAATATCTCTTTCATTATTGAAAAGGGACTGTTGACTTAGGTTTACTGTATCCTGAAAATTCTAAAGGTGAGATGATTGGTCTGGCAGATGCAAGATATTTATCAGATCCACATAAATCTATATTACAAACAAGATATGTTTTCACGAGTGGAGTCACGCTATATCTGTGCATTCTCAAAAGCATACATTTTTGGCGAATTTTCGAATCATGCCAAGATCATTGCACTCCGTGAAGCAAGTATAGAATGTGTATGGTTAAGATCAATAAATCGACATATCTGATCAAGCAGTGGGATTAGCGAAGATACGTCCCCAACAATTTTACAGAAAGATAATGCGGGATTTCTCAAATGAAGGAacgatatatcaaaagcgatagagaAAAACATATACATCTTAAAATTCTTCTCTTACACTCTAAAtctcgagaagaataaagagatttaAGTAAGATATGTCTGATCATGTGACAATACAATCGATCTATTCACAAAATCACTTTCTATCTCAGTATTCAGAAAATATATTCATAACATTGGAATGAGTCACCAAAAAATTTATGAGATTACATAATGTTCATTTTATGGAGGAGCTTGTGTGGTTGtactgtttttattttatatagtttttctaACTAGATTTTCCAATAATATCTTTTTAACGAGGTAACAAACACATTATATAAGAAATGATAGTGTGATAATACTCTCCAAGTGGAAATGTTGTAAAACGCGAAAAAGACATCAAAGAAACTTGCACCGAGTAGCGACGAATCTGTATGAATGTAATTTTGTGGAGTCCACTATCACCTATGTATGCATAGAAACTTCTACTTTCTATTTCTCTATAAACTATTGATTTTAATCATTTGTAACTCCTACCTTTTCTAGCTGTTCgttgtcaaaaataaaaaaatattgcacctcttttttatctattttttattagcATTTTATCCCATCTACGggtataattattttgtattcgtttaaattttttgatacaataaaatcataattaatattttattataattttatcgagaactttttttaaaatactactAATGGAAATGTTTATAGGATTTTCTCCTCCTTTTACCAACCTCCACTACATAGTATGACAGTAAGCACATCTAGATTTTTCTACAAAAACGGCAAAACATAGAGAAACTTTTTGACATCCTCAAAAACACATAGCTTACGTGGTTAAGGTAATAAAGGTAATCTTTATGTGATCACTAGAGGTGTCAACTGGGCGGGTTCTCCATGGGCTAACCTAGTCCAATTCATTTTGGGCGGGCTATGGACGTGCCCAATTAATAAATAGTCCAATTGGACAAAAGACCAATTGGTACATGGTCCAACTGGGTAAAGACCAAATGGACAATGGGTGTTCATGGGCTTTCTAAAAGATACATTATCAtgatttttaaccaaaaaaaaacaacatagctttacaattttaacaaaaaaatggttttatcgggaaataaatatttaacgcaatttcatagttttaacgaaaaaatttataatttataattttggcgggaaaacataaTATCACAATTTTCATGGAATTCTACAGTTTTAGCGAGAACACTAATTTCACGGTTTTGGCAGAAACACAGacaattttacgattttggcgggaaaccaCAATTTcacggttttagcgggaaacgtAATTTCATGGTTTTGCCGGAAAAACTTAaatttccggttttggcggaaaaacgtaatttcaggttttggcggaaaaacataatttcttgtttttggcgggaaaccgCAATTTCACGGTTTTGTGGGAAAACATAAATTTCTGGTTTTGGcgtaaaaacataatttttcggttttggcggacaAATGTAATTTCACGGTTTTGGCGAAAATACacaattttacagttttggcgggaaaacgtaattttcaaatttggcgggaaaacataattttcaattttggtGGGAAacgtaattttcaattttagcAGGAAAACGTAAATTCCAGGGTTTGGTGGGagaacgcaatttctcggttgtGGCATAAAATGCAGTTTCcggttttgacaggaaaacATAAATTCtgagttttggcgagaaaacgtaatttttcggatttggcggaaaaacctaaattttcgattttggcggaaaaacttaatttttgaCTTTTGTGGGAAAACGTAATTTTCTGGGAAATCTTAATTTATCGGTTTAGGCGGAAAACATAgttttgacaagaaaaaaaatgtattttgtcATTTTGGAGAGAAAACATAATTTCGAAATTTTAGAAAGTAAAATATCTTGAATAATAATTGAAAAACAACTACAAATACTATTAGGTGTCCATGGACATGTCCATTTGGACATGGTCTCTTTTGGTATTAGACATTAATTTGGACCATTGTGACTTAATAGGGAATAACTCGTTCCAGTACCGCTaccattgataaaaaaaaaaaatccagagtGGAATGATTTTGAATATCGATTCATTAGTAAAAAACCTTCTCTTACTTTTTAATTATCGAAACAAGAACTTTACGTAAGAGTTTAAGTTCCAAAAGGGAAATTGAGTGTTAATTCAGAAAATACCAAAAGAGGCTCTAGGGTTTCCAGATCGGATCTCGTCTCTCTGGCAGCCGCCGCCTGTGCGGTCGCCGGATTCACTTCTTCTTTCTCCGTAAGGCTAGCTGTGGTGGTGCTTGAGTCTTCTCCAACTGTGGAGATCTTGGTTTTTGGTGATGATTTCAACGAGGGTGTGTGTGGATTACAAGGAGGTTGTTTCGCTGGCTTAATCTCTTTCAGATGATGGCGCACTTGGATTTCGGTGGACTGGATGGTGGTTTCCTGTCTCGGCCATTGTCTAGGTTCGACTAATCTTCAACTTTCAGTTGCTGTGAAAGTAGTACAGTCTTTCTGAGGGTGGATTTCAGCTTGCTCTTGGTGTGTTCTCAGTGGTGGCATGTGGAGGTTGGTGACCCTAGCTTAGGCCCTTGTGAGGGTAAAGGGTTAAGGTCCACTTCTCGTTTtgtattatgttattttttagaACTGCAGGCTCCTGGTGGAGCCATGGTTTTTGTCATTATTTCCGGATCCTTATGGAGCAACGGTCTGTGTCGATTTGCTTCTACCATAATGTTTCAGAACAGAGACAGATCTCCAAAAACTGGTTCTTTTCAAGCCGCTAATGTGGATAAAAGAAGAGCCAAATTGTTTTAAAAGTCTGTTCTTATGCTTTAACAGTTTGTCCCCTAATCTTGGCAAACATGCGACATGAGGTCTTCTTCTTTCATGATGAAGATGCTATCTTGTAGCCTTTGCATTACCCTCACTTCCAATATAGAGTGAAAGCAATAAGGAGCTAAGCCCCTTTGATGATTGGAGTTTAAAGCATGTATCTCTTGCTAAGAATGGTGTTGCTACTAGCATTGCTATCAGCGTTACACTGGTCCATCGCTACCAATCATCTGGCGACTAGGGTCCCCGCTGGCTAGTAATCTACTATCCGAGCAGAGGCTGCCAATGGAATCTCCATGACAGGCTATCGCAGCTTCCCCGCTGGCGGTCGAGCCTCTGGCATGTTTCATTTGTTCATGCTTTGTTTTGGCACCTATTGgtgtcttttatttttttattttcttattcctCCCAATCCTCTGTCTATGAGGTGTGTGTTGTTAGGGAGGTAAGTTGTTCTTTCTAAATTTCAGATTACGAATAcaatcagtgttaaaaaaaaaaggaaattgagAATTGTTTTCATAGGAGGTCAAAGTGGTTTTCCTTGGAGATAAAAAAAATCCTACCGGTCTAATATAAACCACCTATTATTACCTAAAACTGAATGGTCCAATTGGTATGGAGGGACCATTTGAAAGCTCTAGTGATCACATGCATAAAAAAGGCAGTAGTAAAATATCAATAGTAAGCAAGGGAGCGAAATAAAACGAAAAAGATTAACGAGATCAACGTCATAGAGagtcaagaaaataattaaaaacatgcataagaaaaataatatttcaagtCAACTGAAATGATCCTCCATTAAGCTCCGAGTTCTTAATGGTAACGTAGAGAAGAGAGATGCAAATAGCGATAAGTCCCGACCAAACATAAACAATTGTCGgagttcttcctcttcttcccaTCAATCCTTTGGCAAACGGATACATATGAACCAAAACCCAAACGGCGAAGAAAGTCCCACCAACGAGATTGCTCCACTGTGGAATATCACTGAAAACGGTCCGACAAAACGCGAAAAGAATCGCCACGATGTTCAAGATTATGATCGTTAACGGGAGGATCATCAAAGACGTCCATTTAAACAGATAGAGATCAGCGAACTCGTCGTCTTCGTCATCTCCTGAAGATTTCGAAGTCAACGTGAAGGAGATTTCGATTCCGGCAATGACTTTGAGGAAACCTTGAAGAACAGCGACTAAATGAGCGCTGGTGCCACCGATTAACCAGAACTGCTCGTTTCTCCACCATTCTTCTAAAGAGATCCCTGACCACTTGACTTCAAGAACAGCTAACCCACATAGAGACAAAGAGATGGTCAGAAGGTAAATAAGGAACGCTGGATCAAGGCTATCAACCACGAACTGGCCGGAGAAGAGAGAAAACGGAGGGAGGAAGCAGTAGGTTAAGATGAAAATGCTGGTGAACGGGTAGATTCCGACGTTGACGTAGGAGATTCTCTGGAGGAACTTGAGTTTCCTACCAGCTACAATAGCGTTGTTTCTGGAGAAGAATATCTCAACTGATCCTGTAGCCCAACGGAGAACCTGGTGGAGCCGATCGGTCAAGTTTATAGGCGCGGATCCACGAAACGCGTCTGGTTCAGTTACGCAGTAAAAGGATCTCCATCCTTTCTCATGCATTCTAAAACCTGTCACCACGTCTTCCGTAACCGATCCGTAGACCCACCCGACGCTGATTCCCCATTCAGTCTTGTCCTCGTACCAGCATGAGATCACGTTAACCGCCTCGCTCATGGCCGCGGCGTCCAGTGGCTCGCGGCCGCATGTCAAGGAGCCAGGAGGGCGTCCACGTATGCTCGAATGTCCCATGGCTAATGGCTTACCTTGGAACTCCGCGACCTTTACGGAACTCACTAGCATACTCGAGCTACCGAAATGCTTCCTAATCAAATTGACATCAAACTGATCTTCCTCCTCAACGTCGACGTAGTATGCTGGTTGAGAAGCTACGGTTGCAGGACTGCGTTTCTTTTCCTGTGGGAAACAGCAGCAACAGCCTCCAGACGGTTCTGTCTCCACGGGAACATCAGGCGGGTCGAAACCGTAAAGCGCGGTTCTTCGGAACAAACACCCTGTCCCGACATACATCGGACCTTGAATCCCATCGAGAGCCCGGAGGTTAATGTCGAAGAAAACAGTGTTTTTGTTAGCATAGCGGTCAGAGGGATCGATGCCTTCGAACCTCTGCGGAAACTGAACATAGCAGACGCGGTCGCCATCTTGGTCCATCATGAAACAGATCCCATCCCTAAAGGCTATAGAGTTGTAGACGTAGTGGTCACAGTCTAAGTTCAATATGAATGGTCCATTAGACATTATAGCTGAGGCTCGGACCAAAGCGTTCATAGCTCCTGCCTTCTTGTTATGATCATAACTAGGCCGTTTCTCGCGGCTCACGTACACAAACATCGGTAAACGAGTGTCTACTCCTTCGAAATCCAGCGCGCTCCCCTCACAACCTCTCTCATTATCCGGTTCATCTTGAGGAGGATCAAGCAACACctgcaaataaataaattaaatctcCAAGTCAAAACACGAACCAAGTTAGAGATTCAAACCATGCGATTTCTTTACCTGTATAATACTAGCATGGTCACCTCTGGAATGGTTCTGACAAGGAACAGTCCAAGTACCAGGCCAATGCGTGCCGTCGCTCATCCAAGTAGCTTTAGGAGCTACTATAGCAGGCCTTGGTTCCTTGACTTGGTCTTCCTCAACTTTCACTTTCCAGTTCTTCCATTTCTCCAAGGCTTTAATCTCTTCTTTGCTATTAAACGCATCAGATCTCCTTCTAATCGAATGAGACAACGCGTTAACCCGAACCTTAAACTCCTCGTAACCCCTTTTCACATACCTTCGCTCTCTAACAAAATCATGCCTCACCTTACCCTTGTAAGGATCTTTCTTCAACCCGAAGTAACTTTCCGGATTCCGCGGCTCCACCTTATGTTTCCTGCAAAAAGGTACCCATATTTTCGCAAAGCTAGCAGCTTCAGCCATTGCTTCAAACGTTAGGAGCGACCCTCCATCGTCGGAGAGATAGCAAGAAAGCTTCTCAACAGGATAATCGACCGACAATATCGAAAGGATTGTGTTGGCTGTAACCAACGGAGGCTCCTTCTCTGCATCAGCAGTTGAAACAAACACATCGATTCCAGGAAGATCCGACTTCCCGGTCGGGTTGTTCGGGTTTGGTGATTCGAATCTCGCCTTCAAGGCTTCCGTATCGGTTGCGTGGTTAACCGGATACAGCCTAGGGATTTGGTCGATTAACCAAGAGAAAGCAAACCAGAATTCGCAGATTACAGAGAGCAACCATAGCCAGACTgctttctcatttttgtgtttcactctccaaaagAGAAACAGACATAGTGCTACGATTCGGACGAATATTAAAATCCTGAAAAgacagaaaagaaagaaaaaaaacattgtcaGAAAATCTTAAGAAACATCCTTACAAGATCACGCTTTTTATGACACAACACAACACATCGCATCTCAGAGTGTTTGTAACTGACACGACAGTGAAATATCTCAAAGACAGAGAGATAAGAGTGTACCGATACAGAGCGATGATGATCGGAGAGATTTTGACAACACGGGTTAAGGGCTGAGATACCTTGTAGAGCAa
It encodes the following:
- the LOC106367119 gene encoding putative cellulose synthase-like protein D6 — protein: MLGETSSKNPRISHVSISTGDICSEFGSSSDFANYTVHVPPTPDNNPAPLHIALQDIDTGSSYKDDDLDQTELRISEEEDALLYKVSQPLTRVVKISPIIIALYRILIFVRIVALCLFLFWRVKHKNEKAVWLWLLSVICEFWFAFSWLIDQIPRLYPVNHATDTEALKARFESPNPNNPTGKSDLPGIDVFVSTADAEKEPPLVTANTILSILSVDYPVEKLSCYLSDDGGSLLTFEAMAEAASFAKIWVPFCRKHKVEPRNPESYFGLKKDPYKGKVRHDFVRERRYVKRGYEEFKVRVNALSHSIRRRSDAFNSKEEIKALEKWKNWKVKVEEDQVKEPRPAIVAPKATWMSDGTHWPGTWTVPCQNHSRGDHASIIQVLLDPPQDEPDNERGCEGSALDFEGVDTRLPMFVYVSREKRPSYDHNKKAGAMNALVRASAIMSNGPFILNLDCDHYVYNSIAFRDGICFMMDQDGDRVCYVQFPQRFEGIDPSDRYANKNTVFFDINLRALDGIQGPMYVGTGCLFRRTALYGFDPPDVPVETEPSGGCCCCFPQEKKRSPATVASQPAYYVDVEEEDQFDVNLIRKHFGSSSMLVSSVKVAEFQGKPLAMGHSSIRGRPPGSLTCGREPLDAAAMSEAVNVISCWYEDKTEWGISVGWVYGSVTEDVVTGFRMHEKGWRSFYCVTEPDAFRGSAPINLTDRLHQVLRWATGSVEIFFSRNNAIVAGRKLKFLQRISYVNVGIYPFTSIFILTYCFLPPFSLFSGQFVVDSLDPAFLIYLLTISLSLCGLAVLEVKWSGISLEEWWRNEQFWLIGGTSAHLVAVLQGFLKVIAGIEISFTLTSKSSGDDEDDEFADLYLFKWTSLMILPLTIIILNIVAILFAFCRTVFSDIPQWSNLVGGTFFAVWVLVHMYPFAKGLMGRRGRTPTIVYVWSGLIAICISLLYVTIKNSELNGGSFQLT